GCCAGGCCGATTTGAATCTGCGAAAGATCCCCCAGCACCTCGAAGGCTTTGGCCCGTTCTTTGGGATCTTTGGAGGTCTTCAGAATTTTCTGATAGTGCTCCGCTTCATCTTTTTTGGAATCCCGCGCTTGAACATCGCCGACCCAGGCTAACAGTAGCGCCGAGAGAACGGAAATACCGAATCCGAAGCGAATGCGATTCATGATTCACCACCCAATTCGAAGATAGTTGAACTTATTTTCGATTATAACCCGAAAAATACCCGGAGGTTTCGAAATTGCGGCAGTCGAAAGAGTATCAGGGCAACCGGTGGCGGAGATCTTCTTCCAGATATTGGAGAATTCTGTCGGTATTGTCGATTTTGCGGCCACGCAGAGTCTCATCCAGAGCCAATTCCCATTCTCCGACAGAGGCCAGACACGCGGCGTAGTAGGAACAGAAATTCAGAGAACCGGGCTCGAGTTCGGTCGCTTTCTTGAGATATTTCAGAGCTTCCTGACCCCGCTGCAAATTTTCGTACAGGAGCATTCCCAGCACGAAGTTCGCGAAACCACTCGCATCATTCAGACGCAAACTCTCCTGAATTTGTTCCCGGGCTTCATTGAAAGCGGCTGGGGAATTTTTCGCCCGCAGCAAATTGGCCAGATTGGCGCGAGCCAGATCGTTCTTGGGGGATATGGACAGGATCAACCGGAAGTAACGGATGGCATAATCGATTTCACCTCGATTTCCCAACTTGGCCGCATGGTTTAAAACGGCCGGTACAAAGCCACTATCCTTTTGGAGGAGTTTTTCCATTTTCGCAAAGCCGGTCCGGTCCTCATCATCGAGGGTCTCGCCGAGAATCAGTAAGGCGTGGGCGAAGTTCGGATCGGTTTCCAGTACGCGGTTGCAGAGTTCGATGCATTTCTTCACATCGCCCTTGGCTTTCCAGGCATTCGCCAAATTGGTCAGCGCCCGCGGCGAATCGGGTTTGATCTTGAAGGTCGATTCGAGAACTTGAATGGCGATATCGTGATTTCCGGTAGCAATCAGACAGTAGCCCAGATTGATCAGTGCCGGATAGGAATCCGGGCGGATGGCCAGAGCGGCCCGGAAGGCCAGGCACGCTTTCTCCGGGTTGTTGTAAGCTTCTGCGTAAAAATTGCCCTGCGTCAGATGGAGCCAGAAATCATTGGGATGGAGGTTGCAACCGATCTCGAGCACTTCCAAGGAAGGGAGCCCTTGCTGATTCAACATCCAGCACAAGCGGATGAACAGACCCGGCCCGGCTTTCCGGCTCAACAGCGATTTGGCCAGTTCCTTGATGTGTTCCGGACTGCCGTTGTTCCAGGATTTGGGATCGCGGAACGGATCGCAGGTCACTTCGAATATGGTGCGGTTGATTCGGGCGACCAGAGCTTTATCGGTCTCATCCGTCGCCCAATCGTCCAGGGCATTGATGATATCGCTTTTCAGGGGGGAATTTTTGATCCGCTCGAGAGCCTCCTGATCCAGTTCCTCGGTGAAATCCCAGTTTTCGTCCTTGAAGAACTGAATGTAGCGCGGGCTGGCTTCCTTCTGGGCATAACTGTTGCCGATCCAGAGTGCCTTATCCAGCCGAATCGCGTCCAGCTTCTGCAGAAACTCGAAATCTTTTTGAGCTGCCAGAATCTGCTTTTCCATGCTCGAATCGTTAATCGATCGAACGGAATTGTATTCTCTTTCCAGCAGCACCCGCGCTTCATTCCACATACCGCGAGTCTGCAACGCCGGCAGTTGTCGAAGCAACTCATCGAGTTCGCGACGCATTTCAATCTTCCGGCCGCTTTCCTTGGCCCCGCGGAGTTTATCCTCCTGCTCCAGGGCCGCGGTCTGCTGAATCTTCCAGATGGTGATGGCCGCGGCGAAGAGAATTGCCGTTACCGTGAGGAACGCCAGAAGGGTGTGGACTTTCCGGCGGGAGCGTTCGACGCGCGCCTGAATTTCGGCCTGCGTTAAGGTCATTTCGAGCGCTCGAGCGCGATTTTCGATCAAAGCGCGAATCTGGATGACACGATCGGCAACGACCCGGGCATCCCGAGGCCGATCTTTCGGATCGCTCTGCAGGCAGTCCAAGGCCAGATCGATCCATTCGGGATCGATTGGAACCTTCTTTAGCCGATCGCGGCATTCGTCCAACTCACCGTGCACCGCCTGGAAGCGGATCTCCTCGATCGTCCGGCCCTTATAGGGAGGTTCGCCGCTGAGCATGACGCACAGGATGGCTCCCAGGCCGAAGATATCCGACTGGGGGCCGATTTCGTCCCGGTCCCCCCGCGCTTGTTCGGGCGGCATGAAGGTAGGCGTGCCGATCATCGATCCGGCCAGGGTCCAGTCGTTATTTTTGTCGATGCGCGGATCGCGCACCCAATTTTCGTCGAGCCGGAGTTCTTTCGAATCCCGAAGTGCTTTCTTGGATTCGCTCGCGTCGAGCACTCGGGCCAGTCCCCAGTCCATCACCTGAACTTCGCCGAAGGCGCCCACCATGATATTCGAGGGCTTCAGATCCCGATGGATCACTCTTCGCTCGTGCGCGTAAGCTACGGCCAGACAGATCTGTTCGAAAATCGCCAGGTCGCGCTGCCAGTTCTCCTTCGCGACTTTTCTCTCCGCAAGCAGATCGGTGAGGGTGCGACCCTGAATCAACTTCATGACCAGGTAGGGCCGACCATCCGAGAGCGTGCCGATTTCGTGGATCGGGGGTATGCAGGGGTGTTGGAGCTGCGCGGCGATCTGGGCCTCTTCGACGAAGCGATCCACCGCTTCGGGATTTTTCGAGTACCGATCGTTCAAAACCTTGATGGCCACATTGCGGGCCAGTCGCAGATCGTAGGCTTTATAGATTGTGCCCATTCCACCGCGCGCCAGCTCGCTATCCAGTTGATAAGGAGCGTTCGGGGCGAAGACGGGAGTTTTTGTGGAAGGGGGAATTAAGGGCGCAGCCGAGAGCGTATCGTCATTGGTTACGTCCCGTCCCACTTTTGTGTTTTCGGCACGCAACAAAACCGATTTGCGAGATCGAATATTAGCGGTCAATTCGTTCTGCATAGGTTCCAGGAAGCGTCTGCGAGTAAGAGATCTACTTTGGAGTAAACACTACCGCTTCCTATGCAGAACTATGGGACAACTTTTCTCCAGCTGCAAGTAAAAGCCAGAATAAGAAGCCTTTCGGAGCAAAATTTTCTCACTTTTTCTAATTTCAGGTAGCACCATGACTTAGGAAGCAAAAAAAGTAAGATTTTTTACTGAAATATCGAAATTCGGGCGCCCGCAAGAGACCCATTAAGCTCGTATCATAACTTCCGGAACTCTTCATCGCACAGCGGAAGCTAAAGGCGGAAAAATGCAATACAGGAAATTCGGACGGACCGGGGCTTCGATCTCTGAAGTGTCACTGGGTACCTGGCAGTTGGGCGGTACCGAGTGGGGGGATGTCAGTGACACCGATGCTTTGGAAATACTTCATAAAGCGGTCGACTCCGGCGTTAATCTCCTGGATACGGCGGACATTTATGGTAACGGCCGGAGCGAAACGCTGATCAAACGCTTTCTCCTGGAGAGTCCTCGCAAAGTCTACGTGGCAACGAAGTTGTGCAAACGTTCCGATGGATCGAACGGCTGGTCGCAAAATTTTAGCCTCGCCGCTCTCCGCCAGCATACCCAGGATTCGATCAAACGACTCGGCGTGGAATCGATCTGGCTGCAACAGTTTCATTGCCCGCCCTTGGAAGAGCTGCAAAAGGGCGAAATTTTCGATCACATCCGCACCATTCAAAAAGAGGGATTGATCGAGCACTGGGGCGTCAGCGTCGAATCGATCGAAGAGGGGATGATCTGTCTTCAGCAGGCCGATTGCAGCAGCCTTCAGGTGATTTACAATATCTTCCGGCAGCGCCTGCAGGACGAATTACTTCCCCGAGCCAAGGCTCAGCAGGTGGCCATCCTGGCCCGGTTGCCCCTGGCCAGCGGCGTGCTGTCCGGGCAATTTCGAAGCGGCCAGAAATTCGGAGCCAACGATCACCGCAACTACAACGCCAACGGCGAGAAGTTCAACGTCGGTGAAACTTTTGCCGGGCTCCCTTATGAACAGGCACTGGTCTTTGCCGAGAAAGTGAAAGCCATCCTTCAAGCCGAACAGAATGCACCGATGGCCCAGCTTTCCCTGCGCTGGATTCTGGATGACGAGAGTGTCTCGACCGTGATTCCGGGGGCCACCAAACTGGCTCAGGTGGAATCGAATGCGAAAGCCAGCCAACTGCCAAGACTTTCGAAAGAGGTTCATCAGGCTTTGCGGCAGTTGTACCAGTCCGAAATCGACGGAGCCGTACGAGGCAAGTATTAGAGGAATCTATCTCGCCCCCGTCGGCCGCGTCCGGGAGGGGAGTTTCTAGAATAGTGCTTTCGAAGCGAATTCTCCGGTTCAAATCAGGGGTGGAGTTACGGATGGTGCAACAACAATCGGCCCGGGCGGAAGATTTCTGGTGGGCCGAGCCAGCGACGCAGCAAAAATTGCTGACCGATCCGATTGGCGTGCTGAAGGAAATGGGCATCAACGTACCGGCGAATGTCCCCATTCCGGTGGCCCAGGAAGTTGTGCGACTCAATTCGCTTCTCTGGCTCGATGGCCAGGTGATCTCCCGGGACCAGTTTAAAATCGATCCGGCCGATGAAGGACTGCTATTCGGTCGGGGCGTCTGGGAATCGACGCGAGTCATCGGCGGTTTGCCCTGGCTTTGGTCGATGCACATCGAACGACTGAAAAAAACGGCCGAACTGCTGCGAATCGAAGTGGAGCCGGAACGCCTGCCCGATAGCATGGCGGTCAGCGAGTTCGTTCGCAGTCTCACCAAAATGGACGTGGTAATTCGTCTGAATCTCACGGCCGGTCGGCCCGGGAAAAAGGGCATCGTCTGGATGACGGCCGCGCTGCCGCCCGCGCCTTTGCACGGGGTCCGTCTGCAAACCCGCACGCTGCCGATGGAAAAAGGGCACCCCTACCTGCTTTGGAAGACCTTCCAGTATGCCACGAGACTGGAAGTGGGTCAGCAATCGATGCGCGAAGGTTTCGATACCTGCCTACTGGTGGATGAACAGGACAACCTTCTGGAAGCGGCCCATGCGAATCTGTTCGTTCGACTTCAGGATGGCTGGGCCACTCCCCTGGCCGATGGGGGGCTGCTGCCCGGTACGGTGCGCCGACAGTTATTGGAACGCTCGCCTTTACCGATCCGGGAGATGAAAATCCCCCGCGCTTTTCTGGGAGAAGTCACTGAAGCCTTCGTCACGAACAGCAACGTCGGCATTGTACCGGTGACGCAAATCGACGATCGCAGCTTTCCCTTGGGGGCGGAGACGCAGCAACTCCAGCAATGGTTGCGTCCGGCACCGGCGCAATCGTAATGTTGCTAGCCCGTCTACTGCTTGAATTGCTTCAGTAGCATCTGGGCCTGGAGATGTTTCGGGTCCTGTTGCAACGCGCGTTTTAAGCTGGCGATAGCCTCGGGACGTTTGTCTTGCAGTAAATAGTTCAGAGCCCGGCGATATTCGACATCCGCCAGCGGTATCCGACCCCCATCTTGCGCCCGATCCAGTTCGGTTGCGGCTTCCGCCCAGCGCGACTGCTGCTGGTAAACGGAAGCTTTCCCCAAATGGGCAGCCACCAGATAGGGATCGAGCATCAGCGCCTTTTCGAAATCGGCATTCGCGGAATCGAAGCGATGGGCGGCCAGATACGCGAGTCCCCGGTTGTAACGGCACCAGCCCTCCTCAGGAGCTAAGGCCACACAGGTGGAATAGGCGGCGATGGCCTCGGCGGTCTGATCCATCTTGAGGTAGCAGTTACCCAGATAGAAATTGGCCCAGACGGAATTCGGATCAATGCTGAGGCTCTGGTTAAGATCCTGAACCGCCTGAGGATAATCCTCGAGTTCCAGGAGCGCTTTCCCGGAGTAAAGGTAACTCCAGGCACTGCGGATCGATTTCCCGGCCGCCTTGGCTAACATTTCTTCGGCCTCGGCATCGCGATTGAGGGCTTTCAGGTGCCGCACCTGCTGCAGCAGCAACCCCCGGGAAGAACCGAGGAGTTGCGAAGCCTCTTCCAGAATCTGCAGCGACTGCTGGTGAGCCTGCGGGCGAGTTTCAAGAGTCGACAGACTTTCAGAGAGTTCGGAGCAGAGTAGCGCCAGGTCCAGAAAATCGCGATCGCGCGTTTCTTCCATCTTTCGAGTAGGAAGCCGATTCAGCTTGGCATAAAAATTCTGCCGGTCGTACCAGAGCATCTGACAGGTCTGCAGCACTTGGCGAAGCTGTTCGGGATTATTTTGCTCTGTGGCCAATAGCGGCCGGGATTTGCTGATGAAATCGTGCAATTCCTTGGCGGCTTGGCCCTTTTCCGCCCGGTGTCGCGATTCGAGCAGTTCGTTTCGCATTTTCAAATTAAAAGGTATTCGACCGGCCAGTCGTTCGGCGATGCGAAAAGTTTCCACCGCTTCGGAATATTTTTCGTTATCCATCAGCCGCAGGGCATCGCGCCGAGTGGCGTTGATATCGCCTTCGATTCTTTGAATTGAAAGCCAGACCGCCAGGCTGATGCAGCCCAGAGCGAGTGTGATGAGAACGAGCGGGAAGGCATAAGGCCGGCGTTTGCGCCACTTCGACCACCGTTCCATCAGGCTGCGATTGCTCACCCCTTTCAAGGGAAGGTTCGTGAGTTGCCTGCGCAAGTCATTGGCCAGTTCACCGGCACTATCGTAGCGTCTTGACGCATCTTTTTCCGTGCAGCGATCGAGGATATCGTTCAGGCCAACGGGAATGTTGACGGCGGAGTTCCCTTTTTGCAGCGAAAGCAGTTCCCGCAGCAGAATGCCCAGCGAATAAATATCAGCCCGGCCATCAACATCGGCTGGCATGTTCAGCCCGCGTTGGGCCGCTTTCAGAGCGGCTTCGTGCTCCGGAGCCATAAAGCCTGGCGTTCCGCCCAGATGTGGCGGGGCGGTCTGGCCCGATTTCAACGGGCCGCGAGCCAGATGAAAATCGAGGAGCATCGGCACACCGTCGGAGGCGATCAGCACATTCGACGCCTTGATGTCGAAGTGGATCAGGTTGCGCACATGGGCATATTGCAGAGCGTCGGCCAGATTCGCACCGATCCAGCAGATGGCTTCCGGGATATTGGCCTGATCCAGAAAGTGAGCAGTCGAGCCGGGAGAGCTATAGATAGTCTCCTCTTCCGTTTGCGCTTGCCGCAGCCATTTGCCGAACTCCCCCAGCCGGGAAGTGCCGACATTCGATTCGGGTTTGGCCAGTATTTTTGCGAGAGTGGTGCTGCCGAAGTAGGGCATGCACAGGGCCCGCTGGCCGCGTTCCGGCAGTTCGTGCACCGAATAGAGCGGCACAATATGAGTGTGCTGCAACCGGGCCAGGGACAGATGTTCGCCCCCCAGGGCGGGACCAATTTTCAGGACCACGGGCCGGCCAGCCAGTTCTGGCTGAGTGGCCAGATAGACCCGGCCATGGGCGCCGCGGCCCAGCTCTTGAATCAACTGAAAATTCCCGATATGCGCCCCGGGCAATTGGAAATCGGCGGAATCCCAGTGCGGTTCGAGCATTCGCTGGCACTCGCGCAGTGTGCGCACCTGCGAAATCCATTTGGGGAAGCGATTTTCCAGCTCAAGGGTGGCGGTCGGGACGCGAAATTCTTCGCGCAGGGCGAGTTCCTCGGCGATCAACTCCAGGGCGGCCTCGGGGCTTTCCCATAATTCCGGCCGCTGATTCAAATAGTGGTCCGCTCCCGGCCGTTCGCCGCGATGCCAGGCGGTAATCATCTCTTCGGCCAGGGATTCAATCAACTGATCTTGAGCGGTAGGGGAGGTGGTGAAGCTGCTGGGTGGATCCGGGCGGCGGGGCGGTGTGGTGACGGACGATGTCATGCGGGAAATCCTTCGCTCTCCTCGCCCGGCGGTTCATTCAGCGGCTCCTCGCTCAAGGCGATCTGTCGGGCCAGCCGGCGTAGAATCCGGCGGACACTTCCTTCGTGCAGCCCGATTTTCTCAGCGATTTCCGATAGGGCCAGTCCCTGACGGCGATACTGGAGAATCGGATGATATTCGCTCGGGCACAGACGCAGCATTTTTTCCCAAAGATCATCCGCCTGAATCATCTGGCTGGGGGTGTCGAGATGTTGTTCCTCGAGCGATTCCCAGGAAGTGATGCTGCTGTCCTTATTGGAAGCGGCGCGGTAGTGCTTGCGATAGCGGTCGATTAAACGCCGGCGGGTGATGGTGGCCAAAAGAGCCCGCCATTGATCTTCGCCCTGGACGCGCCAGCCATCCCGGCCCAACTGACGGACCACCTGAACCCAGACGGATTGAATGATGTCGGTCGAATCGAATTGAGTGCGCAACTGATGCGAGAGCTGCCGACGGACTATGGCGCGTATATAGGGAGTATAGAGTTCAAACAGGGTTTCCACCGCGGCCGGTTCACCGCCATGGAAGCGCTGCCGCAGATCATCCGAAAGCATTGGCCGCATCTCTACCGGGCGATCAGAAACTCGGTGCCGGGCATTAAGCAGTCCACGGTCCGTCGCGAAGTATGGGACTTATAAGTATACGCGACCCCGCCCGCTC
The genomic region above belongs to Telmatocola sphagniphila and contains:
- a CDS encoding serine/threonine-protein kinase; protein product: MQNELTANIRSRKSVLLRAENTKVGRDVTNDDTLSAAPLIPPSTKTPVFAPNAPYQLDSELARGGMGTIYKAYDLRLARNVAIKVLNDRYSKNPEAVDRFVEEAQIAAQLQHPCIPPIHEIGTLSDGRPYLVMKLIQGRTLTDLLAERKVAKENWQRDLAIFEQICLAVAYAHERRVIHRDLKPSNIMVGAFGEVQVMDWGLARVLDASESKKALRDSKELRLDENWVRDPRIDKNNDWTLAGSMIGTPTFMPPEQARGDRDEIGPQSDIFGLGAILCVMLSGEPPYKGRTIEEIRFQAVHGELDECRDRLKKVPIDPEWIDLALDCLQSDPKDRPRDARVVADRVIQIRALIENRARALEMTLTQAEIQARVERSRRKVHTLLAFLTVTAILFAAAITIWKIQQTAALEQEDKLRGAKESGRKIEMRRELDELLRQLPALQTRGMWNEARVLLEREYNSVRSINDSSMEKQILAAQKDFEFLQKLDAIRLDKALWIGNSYAQKEASPRYIQFFKDENWDFTEELDQEALERIKNSPLKSDIINALDDWATDETDKALVARINRTIFEVTCDPFRDPKSWNNGSPEHIKELAKSLLSRKAGPGLFIRLCWMLNQQGLPSLEVLEIGCNLHPNDFWLHLTQGNFYAEAYNNPEKACLAFRAALAIRPDSYPALINLGYCLIATGNHDIAIQVLESTFKIKPDSPRALTNLANAWKAKGDVKKCIELCNRVLETDPNFAHALLILGETLDDEDRTGFAKMEKLLQKDSGFVPAVLNHAAKLGNRGEIDYAIRYFRLILSISPKNDLARANLANLLRAKNSPAAFNEAREQIQESLRLNDASGFANFVLGMLLYENLQRGQEALKYLKKATELEPGSLNFCSYYAACLASVGEWELALDETLRGRKIDNTDRILQYLEEDLRHRLP
- a CDS encoding aldo/keto reductase; this translates as MQYRKFGRTGASISEVSLGTWQLGGTEWGDVSDTDALEILHKAVDSGVNLLDTADIYGNGRSETLIKRFLLESPRKVYVATKLCKRSDGSNGWSQNFSLAALRQHTQDSIKRLGVESIWLQQFHCPPLEELQKGEIFDHIRTIQKEGLIEHWGVSVESIEEGMICLQQADCSSLQVIYNIFRQRLQDELLPRAKAQQVAILARLPLASGVLSGQFRSGQKFGANDHRNYNANGEKFNVGETFAGLPYEQALVFAEKVKAILQAEQNAPMAQLSLRWILDDESVSTVIPGATKLAQVESNAKASQLPRLSKEVHQALRQLYQSEIDGAVRGKY
- a CDS encoding aminotransferase class IV encodes the protein MVQQQSARAEDFWWAEPATQQKLLTDPIGVLKEMGINVPANVPIPVAQEVVRLNSLLWLDGQVISRDQFKIDPADEGLLFGRGVWESTRVIGGLPWLWSMHIERLKKTAELLRIEVEPERLPDSMAVSEFVRSLTKMDVVIRLNLTAGRPGKKGIVWMTAALPPAPLHGVRLQTRTLPMEKGHPYLLWKTFQYATRLEVGQQSMREGFDTCLLVDEQDNLLEAAHANLFVRLQDGWATPLADGGLLPGTVRRQLLERSPLPIREMKIPRAFLGEVTEAFVTNSNVGIVPVTQIDDRSFPLGAETQQLQQWLRPAPAQS
- a CDS encoding tetratricopeptide repeat protein; translated protein: MTSSVTTPPRRPDPPSSFTTSPTAQDQLIESLAEEMITAWHRGERPGADHYLNQRPELWESPEAALELIAEELALREEFRVPTATLELENRFPKWISQVRTLRECQRMLEPHWDSADFQLPGAHIGNFQLIQELGRGAHGRVYLATQPELAGRPVVLKIGPALGGEHLSLARLQHTHIVPLYSVHELPERGQRALCMPYFGSTTLAKILAKPESNVGTSRLGEFGKWLRQAQTEEETIYSSPGSTAHFLDQANIPEAICWIGANLADALQYAHVRNLIHFDIKASNVLIASDGVPMLLDFHLARGPLKSGQTAPPHLGGTPGFMAPEHEAALKAAQRGLNMPADVDGRADIYSLGILLRELLSLQKGNSAVNIPVGLNDILDRCTEKDASRRYDSAGELANDLRRQLTNLPLKGVSNRSLMERWSKWRKRRPYAFPLVLITLALGCISLAVWLSIQRIEGDINATRRDALRLMDNEKYSEAVETFRIAERLAGRIPFNLKMRNELLESRHRAEKGQAAKELHDFISKSRPLLATEQNNPEQLRQVLQTCQMLWYDRQNFYAKLNRLPTRKMEETRDRDFLDLALLCSELSESLSTLETRPQAHQQSLQILEEASQLLGSSRGLLLQQVRHLKALNRDAEAEEMLAKAAGKSIRSAWSYLYSGKALLELEDYPQAVQDLNQSLSIDPNSVWANFYLGNCYLKMDQTAEAIAAYSTCVALAPEEGWCRYNRGLAYLAAHRFDSANADFEKALMLDPYLVAAHLGKASVYQQQSRWAEAATELDRAQDGGRIPLADVEYRRALNYLLQDKRPEAIASLKRALQQDPKHLQAQMLLKQFKQ
- a CDS encoding RNA polymerase sigma factor; translated protein: MLSDDLRQRFHGGEPAAVETLFELYTPYIRAIVRRQLSHQLRTQFDSTDIIQSVWVQVVRQLGRDGWRVQGEDQWRALLATITRRRLIDRYRKHYRAASNKDSSITSWESLEEQHLDTPSQMIQADDLWEKMLRLCPSEYHPILQYRRQGLALSEIAEKIGLHEGSVRRILRRLARQIALSEEPLNEPPGEESEGFPA